The DNA window CTGGATAATAATCAATGGATTCTTGGATAATAAACAATAATTGTAATCAgtcataataaataaatagcaataTTTAATAGTGAATATATACATTACAAATTACATCTCTGTATTACAATGTAATCAATTCTCTTGTTCCTTGTCTAGGAAATCCCATTGATGTCAGCAAAATAATTAATGCAGCAGTTGCTAATATAATTGTGTCAATATTGCTTGGAAAACGATTTGACTACAAAGACTCCAGATTTGTGAGACTTCAAAATCTGACCAATGAAAGCATGAGACTTGCTGGGAAACCTTTGGTTACGGTAATGATTCACGTTTATGTTGCTGTTCCACTGGATGCCAAGGGAAAATAGCAATACTGGTGAtcagtttcttcttttaaacaggaaaattagAGACTTTGAGAGATAATAGGTTTACAAAACACTTTCTCAGACAAAAAAACCTCGAGAGACAGAGGGAATCATGAAGTCAACAATCAAGCCCCCCAGTCTCTCATAAACATATTTAAGATATGGTTTGAAGAGTCCTAGTGAGTGAAAAATACCTTTGGATACTTGCATGCAATGCTGCCACACCCTGGATTGATTTATGTTTATCAAGGTTTcgcagaagaaaaaaaaagtaatgttaATGGAAAAACTGgataaagcaataaaaaaagttGCTGGCCAACATTCCATGTGCCTGGTGGCAGCTTGAAGCTGTTTGAGCCTGAAATCTACACTACTCCTGAAAAATAGTAATTCGGGGCAAAATGTGTACATCTGTTCAGTGGTCCTTGATGAATTTTCTACCACAACTACATCCAGTCATTTCTCATgttctaaaaagaaaaacattaatcattaattaattaatcatttaattaattaattaaacattAATTAAGTTTTTGACTTTGTATCTGCAAAGAATGACAAATGTTTCTAATTCTTTTTCCTGTAGTGTTTTCAAAGCTCTGGCTGATAAACTCTCTCTAACAACTTCCACTCTTGTAGATATACAATATCTTCCCATACCTTGGATTCCTCCTAAGGGCTAACAAGGCTCTCCTTCGAAACAGAGATGAATTCCATGCTTTTGTACGAGTTACTTTTGTAGAGCACCTCAAAAACCTGGACAAAAATGACCAAAGAAGTTTTATTGATGCTTTCCTGGTTAAACAGCAGGAGGTAACTGATCATTTTCTTGCTGATTCCATCTTTTATGGTTCTATGAAGACATTTGCAATTTTCTTTCAGTCCTTACAATTACAGCTGAATTTCTTTAAGGAAGATGTCTTTGAGAAAATACATATGACAAAGTGGTAGACAAAGTATTAGAGTTGGATAGATACTTTGCGCTGTTGAAGTTACAACCTCTTTTAGTTAGCGAacatttatctttatttattttgttcagACTGCAAAAATATATTCACCAAGGTTGCGTCTTTTTACCTGCTTTAtctttttatctctgttgtcCCATCTCTTCAGGCTCTTTTGAAAGCATAATGCACTACAGAATGGAATAACTACCTTTAGGCAGCTTTAGGGCTTTACTGGGACTTATTTGGGGTCTCTGATATGTCTGGGTTTCTTTTCCCATGGGGAAGGCAGCTCCCTTTGCAGATGGTCCCAGTAAATACAAAGATATGTCAGCACTCTCCTCCAGGCACAAGCCCAAAGCTCTTCCTTGTCTTTCACACTTTTTCGAAGTGTAGGATTTATTTCTTAGCAAATGTTTATCTACatagatttcattttcacatgGAAAGCTTTGAGTTTTCATCCTTTTATCTCAACCACTTTTTTCAGGAGAAATCCGCTACCAATGGGTATTTCCATAATGGCAACTTGCTAAGCTTGGTCAGCAACTTGTTTACTGCTGGTGTTGAGACAATTTCCACCACACTAAACTGGGGCTTTCTGCTGATGCTAAAGTACCCTGAAATCCAGAGTAAGTGGTTTAATGATAGATACTGTTGCACTCAGGGCATTAGGGACCAAACAGGAACCTGGAGGATCAACCTATCTGTTAACAGGCCAAGTTACAAAAAGCTGAAGTTTCCAGCCAATTATTGTCTCTGTGCCCTGTGGTCCAGTCCCAGTGAGGGTCACACTGGTCATCCAGCAGCTGAACACAGAGTTCATACAGGCCAGGCCCTTTGCTTAGGGAAATCtcattaattaatttgaaatgaaCTGTCCTGTGTTAGTCAATGGTTTTGTTCCAGGTTTCCCTCAGAAACTGTCAATAAACCAAATGCCTGTGCAGATGTTAAATGAACTGTACTGAGGCTTTAGGCACCTGAGAAGATTCATGGAATTGCCCTTTGTCTTGAATCTCCATTCCAGCTGCTGGTACAGGGCTGTTCAGAGACAAGTGGGGGTTTTGAGACAACCCTTGGGCAGAACATGGATCTTTAAACAGAAGAGATGgcagaaaaaaagtctttaggTTTCTTGTTCATAAAGAATCAAACACTGTAGTCCCACTCACCTCCCAttatttctgaaaggaaaaatggatttttttgagaatttatTGTTTTTACTCCAGATGTATTATACTTTACATTAGTAAAGCACACTGTTTCTCAGGGGTGAATGAGTCCTTATATCTAAGAGCTGATTCTTTCTTCAGAAAAGGTCCAAGAAGAGATAGAGCAAGTGATAGGGTCCAACCCCCCACGGATCGAGCACCGAGCTCAGATGCCATACACAGATGCTGTCATCCATGAAATTCAGAGGTTTGCCAATATCCTGCCACTGGATTTGCCTCATGAGACTGCTGCAGATGTCACCCTCAAAGGCTATTTCATTCCCAAGGTGAGATGCCTACAGGATTGCCTCTTTTagcatttcttctttctgaatTGGTTCGGGAATTCATTCCTCTGTCCTATTATGCAGGGAACCTACATCATCCCTTTACTGACCTCAGTCCTGAAAGACCAGTCACAGTGGGAGAAACCAGACATGTTCTACCCTGAGCACTTCCTTGACGCCAATGGGAAATTTGTGAAGAGAGACGCTTTCATGCCTTTTTCAGCAggtgctttctctttttcatttacacagaacacacagcaaagaCGTTTCTGTGcatttcctgcttcatttttccACATCCCttttaaaaagtcacaaaaaGTGTCACCCGGGTCAAGATTTCATCTAGCATGACAACGAGAAGGAGTTGCCATAGAAACCCCCACATTCCATGTAAaagcaaagaacagaaaagccTTGCCTTTTGAGGCTTCCCAAGAGTGTGATAGTCACCTGAATTTACACATCTGCACCATTTGCCAAATTCATGGGAGATTCCAACTCTGCTCCTTCTCTGGCATTTCTCCTGCTTTGCAGGCTCTGTAATTGCTCTTTATGTTTTCATACACCAGTCTCTAATTTATCTATCATAACCACAACACTCTCCAGTTTTTAATCAACTCTATTTGTATATTTTCAACTCTGTATGATATTTCAATAAGATTTTCTTCTTGTCATACTCACCATCCACTACATCATTTTGGGTTTTGAGAACTTATGGCACTTTTGTAGTCcaggtttttattatttctggcCTTAAATCATCATGCTATGAAGAAACCAGTTTACTAGCTACTGGATTTGATAGAACTTATATTTACAGCACTTTTGAATATCCATAGAATATCTCCTCCATCTTGCTTCTCAGTCCCACTCTGGACAGCATCTTCAAGGAATTTGCTGACAAATGTTAGTATAAAAAATTGCCTATGAGTTAACTAATAGACCTAAAGTGTAGACTAAAACAGTTGGTTTGGTAGCCAAAAATTGAGCCAAGTagaggaaaaatgtgaaaatgaagtaaattcagattttattgAAAACTGGAGTTAAGGAATTCAGACTACTTTTCCATGCATTTCTCTCCAAATGTGAGCATTTAggtaaaggaaaataaaaaccatcaaCAGCTGGCTTTAGTATGATACCTCTTAAGATCAGAATTCCTCTCTCTCTGAGAACTTGTACCCAACAGACTTAAAATCTACTGTGTTCTTTATTCATACCTAGGATACAACATTCAAAGGTTCTGGATTCCCACTGAACTTTTTCAGAGCAAGAGCTGATaaaacaggcttttttttcttccaatacTGAAGCAGCCCTCACTGATTTTCTTGTGgtccttttccattttgttcCAGGGCGGAGGATCTGTGCTGGGGAGACTCTTGCCAAAATGgagctcttcctcttcttcaccAGTCTCCTGCAGAGGTTCCACTTCCACCCTCCACCTGGAGTTTCCAACTCAGACCTGGA is part of the Poecile atricapillus isolate bPoeAtr1 chromosome 3, bPoeAtr1.hap1, whole genome shotgun sequence genome and encodes:
- the LOC131577023 gene encoding cytochrome P450 2K1-like; this encodes MGWNSSTSIGFVFILAFLSILKTAGFWNNSTSIVLVSIVAFLSILKTAGFWSNQRQNFPPGPRPLPVIGNLLLFDLKRPYRTYQQLSKKYGPVFSVQMGHRKVVVISGYETVKEALVNQADAFAERPKIPVFEDLTKGNGVVFAHGENWKVMRRFTLTALRDFGMGKKAIEDRIVEEYGHLADTIASQEGNPIDVSKIINAAVANIIVSILLGKRFDYKDSRFVRLQNLTNESMRLAGKPLVTIYNIFPYLGFLLRANKALLRNRDEFHAFVRVTFVEHLKNLDKNDQRSFIDAFLVKQQEEKSATNGYFHNGNLLSLVSNLFTAGVETISTTLNWGFLLMLKYPEIQKKVQEEIEQVIGSNPPRIEHRAQMPYTDAVIHEIQRFANILPLDLPHETAADVTLKGYFIPKGTYIIPLLTSVLKDQSQWEKPDMFYPEHFLDANGKFVKRDAFMPFSAGRRICAGETLAKMELFLFFTSLLQRFHFHPPPGVSNSDLDLSPAISFNVIPKPYKMCAVPRS